The following are encoded together in the Bubalus bubalis isolate 160015118507 breed Murrah chromosome 14, NDDB_SH_1, whole genome shotgun sequence genome:
- the TUBB1 gene encoding tubulin beta-1 chain isoform X1, with the protein MRHVIVPALGTQESVSPHLPGVNILFWEVIGEEHGIDWAGSYCGDSALQLERISVYYNEAHGKKYVPRAVLVDLEPGTMDSIRSSRVGALFQPDSFVHGNSGAGNNWAKGYYTEGAELVDSVLDAVRSEAEGCDCLQGFQLVHSLGGGTGSGMGTLLLGKIREEYPDRILNSFSVMPSPKVSDTVVEPYNAVLALHQLVLNSDACFCIDNEALYDICFRTLRLNTPTYGDLNHLVSLTMSGITTSLRFPGQLNADLRKLAVNMVPFPRLHFFMPGFAPLTAQGSQQYRALTVAELTQQMFDARNTMAACDPRRGRYLTVACIFRGRMSTKEVDEQLLNVQTRNSSCFVEWIPNNVKVAVCDIPPRGLSMAATFIGNNTAIQELFGRISEHFSAMFKRKAFVHWYTGEGMDINEFTEAESNIQDLVSEYQQFQDARADVEEEEVAGEAEVEPADKEH; encoded by the exons ATGCGCCATGTCATTGTCCCAGCCCTGGGGACACAGGAGAGTGTCAGTCCCCACCTGCCAGGAGTGAACATTCTG ttcTGGGAGGTGATTGGAGAGGAGCATGGGATAGACTGGGCCGGGAGCTACTGCGGGGACAGCGCTCTGCAGCTGGAGAGGATCAGCGTGTACTACAATGAGGCCCATG GTAAGAAGTATGTGCCCCGAGCAGTCTTGGTGGATCTGGAACCCGGGACCATGGACAGCATCCGATCCAGCCGAGTGGGGGCCCTCTTCCAACCGGACAGCTTTGTCCACG GTAACTCTGGGGCCGGTAACAACTGGGCGAAGGGCTACTACACAGAGGGCGCCGAGCTGGTGGACAGCGTGCTGGACGCGGTGCGCAGCGAGGCCGAGGGCTGCGACTGCCTGCAGGGCTTCCAGCTAGTGCATTCGCTGGGTGGGGGCACGGGGTCGGGGATGGGTACACTGCTGCTGGGCAAGATCCGCGAGGAGTACCCCGACCGCATCCTGAACTCGTTCAGCGTGATGCCCTCACCAAAGGTGTCGGACACTGTGGTGGAGCCCTACAATGCCGTGCTGGCGCTGCACCAGCTTGTGCTCAACTCCGACGCCTGCTTCTGCATCGACAACGAGGCGCTCTACGACATCTGCTTCCGCACGCTGCGGCTCAACACGCCCACCTACGGGGACCTCAACCACCTGGTGTCCCTCACCATGAGCGGCATCACTACCTCTCTGCGCTTCCCGGGCCAGCTCAATGCTGACCTGCGTAAGCTGGCCGTGAACATGGTGCCCTTCCCTCGCCTGCACTTCTTCATGCCCGGCTTCGCGCCGCTCACGGCCCAGGGCAGCCAGCAGTACCGCGCACTGACCGTGGCCGAGCTTACCCAGCAGATGTTTGATGCCCGCAACACCATGGCCGCCTGCGACCCCCGCCGCGGCCGCTACCTCACCGTGGCCTGCATCTTCCGGGGCCGGATGTCCACGAAGGAGGTGGACGAGCAGCTGCTCAACGTGCAGACCAGAAACAGCAGCTGCTTCGTGGAGTGGATCCCCAACAACGTCAAGGTGGCCGTGTGCGACATCCCGCCCCGGGGGCTGAGCATGGCGGCCACCTTCATCGGCAACAACACAGCCATCCAGGAGCTGTTCGGCAGGATTTCCGAGCATTTCTCGGCCATGTTCAAGAGGAAGGCCTTCGTGCACTGGTACACCGGTGAGGGGATGGACATCAACGAGTTTACTGAAGCTGAGAGTAACATCCAGGATTTGGTGTCCGAATACCAACAGTTTCAAGATGCCAGAGCGGATGTGGAAGAGGAGGAGGTCGCAGGGGAAGCAGAAGTGGAACCGGCAGATAAAGAACATTAA
- the TUBB1 gene encoding tubulin beta-1 chain isoform X2, producing the protein MREIVHIQIGQCGNQIGAKFWEVIGEEHGIDWAGSYCGDSALQLERISVYYNEAHGKKYVPRAVLVDLEPGTMDSIRSSRVGALFQPDSFVHGNSGAGNNWAKGYYTEGAELVDSVLDAVRSEAEGCDCLQGFQLVHSLGGGTGSGMGTLLLGKIREEYPDRILNSFSVMPSPKVSDTVVEPYNAVLALHQLVLNSDACFCIDNEALYDICFRTLRLNTPTYGDLNHLVSLTMSGITTSLRFPGQLNADLRKLAVNMVPFPRLHFFMPGFAPLTAQGSQQYRALTVAELTQQMFDARNTMAACDPRRGRYLTVACIFRGRMSTKEVDEQLLNVQTRNSSCFVEWIPNNVKVAVCDIPPRGLSMAATFIGNNTAIQELFGRISEHFSAMFKRKAFVHWYTGEGMDINEFTEAESNIQDLVSEYQQFQDARADVEEEEVAGEAEVEPADKEH; encoded by the exons ATGCGTGAGATCGTACACATCCAGATTGGCCAGTGTGGCAACCAGATTGGAGCCAAG ttcTGGGAGGTGATTGGAGAGGAGCATGGGATAGACTGGGCCGGGAGCTACTGCGGGGACAGCGCTCTGCAGCTGGAGAGGATCAGCGTGTACTACAATGAGGCCCATG GTAAGAAGTATGTGCCCCGAGCAGTCTTGGTGGATCTGGAACCCGGGACCATGGACAGCATCCGATCCAGCCGAGTGGGGGCCCTCTTCCAACCGGACAGCTTTGTCCACG GTAACTCTGGGGCCGGTAACAACTGGGCGAAGGGCTACTACACAGAGGGCGCCGAGCTGGTGGACAGCGTGCTGGACGCGGTGCGCAGCGAGGCCGAGGGCTGCGACTGCCTGCAGGGCTTCCAGCTAGTGCATTCGCTGGGTGGGGGCACGGGGTCGGGGATGGGTACACTGCTGCTGGGCAAGATCCGCGAGGAGTACCCCGACCGCATCCTGAACTCGTTCAGCGTGATGCCCTCACCAAAGGTGTCGGACACTGTGGTGGAGCCCTACAATGCCGTGCTGGCGCTGCACCAGCTTGTGCTCAACTCCGACGCCTGCTTCTGCATCGACAACGAGGCGCTCTACGACATCTGCTTCCGCACGCTGCGGCTCAACACGCCCACCTACGGGGACCTCAACCACCTGGTGTCCCTCACCATGAGCGGCATCACTACCTCTCTGCGCTTCCCGGGCCAGCTCAATGCTGACCTGCGTAAGCTGGCCGTGAACATGGTGCCCTTCCCTCGCCTGCACTTCTTCATGCCCGGCTTCGCGCCGCTCACGGCCCAGGGCAGCCAGCAGTACCGCGCACTGACCGTGGCCGAGCTTACCCAGCAGATGTTTGATGCCCGCAACACCATGGCCGCCTGCGACCCCCGCCGCGGCCGCTACCTCACCGTGGCCTGCATCTTCCGGGGCCGGATGTCCACGAAGGAGGTGGACGAGCAGCTGCTCAACGTGCAGACCAGAAACAGCAGCTGCTTCGTGGAGTGGATCCCCAACAACGTCAAGGTGGCCGTGTGCGACATCCCGCCCCGGGGGCTGAGCATGGCGGCCACCTTCATCGGCAACAACACAGCCATCCAGGAGCTGTTCGGCAGGATTTCCGAGCATTTCTCGGCCATGTTCAAGAGGAAGGCCTTCGTGCACTGGTACACCGGTGAGGGGATGGACATCAACGAGTTTACTGAAGCTGAGAGTAACATCCAGGATTTGGTGTCCGAATACCAACAGTTTCAAGATGCCAGAGCGGATGTGGAAGAGGAGGAGGTCGCAGGGGAAGCAGAAGTGGAACCGGCAGATAAAGAACATTAA
- the TUBB1 gene encoding tubulin beta-1 chain isoform X3, whose product MDSIRSSRVGALFQPDSFVHGNSGAGNNWAKGYYTEGAELVDSVLDAVRSEAEGCDCLQGFQLVHSLGGGTGSGMGTLLLGKIREEYPDRILNSFSVMPSPKVSDTVVEPYNAVLALHQLVLNSDACFCIDNEALYDICFRTLRLNTPTYGDLNHLVSLTMSGITTSLRFPGQLNADLRKLAVNMVPFPRLHFFMPGFAPLTAQGSQQYRALTVAELTQQMFDARNTMAACDPRRGRYLTVACIFRGRMSTKEVDEQLLNVQTRNSSCFVEWIPNNVKVAVCDIPPRGLSMAATFIGNNTAIQELFGRISEHFSAMFKRKAFVHWYTGEGMDINEFTEAESNIQDLVSEYQQFQDARADVEEEEVAGEAEVEPADKEH is encoded by the exons ATGGACAGCATCCGATCCAGCCGAGTGGGGGCCCTCTTCCAACCGGACAGCTTTGTCCACG GTAACTCTGGGGCCGGTAACAACTGGGCGAAGGGCTACTACACAGAGGGCGCCGAGCTGGTGGACAGCGTGCTGGACGCGGTGCGCAGCGAGGCCGAGGGCTGCGACTGCCTGCAGGGCTTCCAGCTAGTGCATTCGCTGGGTGGGGGCACGGGGTCGGGGATGGGTACACTGCTGCTGGGCAAGATCCGCGAGGAGTACCCCGACCGCATCCTGAACTCGTTCAGCGTGATGCCCTCACCAAAGGTGTCGGACACTGTGGTGGAGCCCTACAATGCCGTGCTGGCGCTGCACCAGCTTGTGCTCAACTCCGACGCCTGCTTCTGCATCGACAACGAGGCGCTCTACGACATCTGCTTCCGCACGCTGCGGCTCAACACGCCCACCTACGGGGACCTCAACCACCTGGTGTCCCTCACCATGAGCGGCATCACTACCTCTCTGCGCTTCCCGGGCCAGCTCAATGCTGACCTGCGTAAGCTGGCCGTGAACATGGTGCCCTTCCCTCGCCTGCACTTCTTCATGCCCGGCTTCGCGCCGCTCACGGCCCAGGGCAGCCAGCAGTACCGCGCACTGACCGTGGCCGAGCTTACCCAGCAGATGTTTGATGCCCGCAACACCATGGCCGCCTGCGACCCCCGCCGCGGCCGCTACCTCACCGTGGCCTGCATCTTCCGGGGCCGGATGTCCACGAAGGAGGTGGACGAGCAGCTGCTCAACGTGCAGACCAGAAACAGCAGCTGCTTCGTGGAGTGGATCCCCAACAACGTCAAGGTGGCCGTGTGCGACATCCCGCCCCGGGGGCTGAGCATGGCGGCCACCTTCATCGGCAACAACACAGCCATCCAGGAGCTGTTCGGCAGGATTTCCGAGCATTTCTCGGCCATGTTCAAGAGGAAGGCCTTCGTGCACTGGTACACCGGTGAGGGGATGGACATCAACGAGTTTACTGAAGCTGAGAGTAACATCCAGGATTTGGTGTCCGAATACCAACAGTTTCAAGATGCCAGAGCGGATGTGGAAGAGGAGGAGGTCGCAGGGGAAGCAGAAGTGGAACCGGCAGATAAAGAACATTAA
- the ATP5F1E gene encoding ATP synthase subunit epsilon, mitochondrial, with the protein MVAYWRQAGLSYIRYSQICAKAVRDALKTEFKANAMKTSGSTIKIVKVKKE; encoded by the exons ATGGTGGCGTACTGGCGACAGGCTGGACTCAG CTACATCCGATACTCCCAGATCTGTGCAAAAGCAGTCAGAGATGCACTGAAGACTGAATTCAAAGCAAACGCCATGAAGACTTCTGGGAGcaccataaaaattgtgaaagtgaaaaaagaataa